In Triticum urartu cultivar G1812 chromosome 6, Tu2.1, whole genome shotgun sequence, the following proteins share a genomic window:
- the LOC125512635 gene encoding peroxidase 5-like, with protein MSGGRVLHRRSPSPLLLALAWAVLFVPLSDAQLEVGFYDYTCPRAEQLVRTVVRAAIRRDPGIGAGLVRLFFHDCFVRGCDASVLLDAVPGSDDAVEKASQANSPSLRGYGVIERAKRVVERRCRRTVSCADIVAFAARDASGVLGGIEYEVPAGRRDGRVSNASEVLNSLPPPFSNASRLVDSFAAKGLTADDMVTLSGAHSFGRTHCSAIAFRLYPRVAADMDAAYGRSLRTRCPAATGRRDRVVHLDPVTGLRLDNQYYRNVQTREVPFTSDVTLLTRDDTAALVDLYARNRTVWMSRFAAAMVKMGNLDVLTGTQGEIRRFCNRVN; from the exons ATGAGCGGAGGACGCGTCCTTCACCGGCGATCTCCTTCCCCTCTCCTTCTGGCCTTGGCATGGGCAGTGCTTTTCGTCCCATTGTCTGACGCGCAGCTGGAGGTCGGGTTCTACGACTACACCTGCCCGAGAGCGGAGCAGCTCGTCCGCACCGTCGTCCGCGCCGCCATCCGCCGCGACCCCGGCATCGGCGCCGGGCTCGTGCGCCTCTTCTTCCACGACTGCTTCGTCAGG GGGTGTGATGCGTCCGTGCTCCTGGACGCGGTCCCTGGCAGCGACGACGCCGTGGAGAAGGCGTCGCAGGCGAACAGCCCCAGCCTCAGGGGCTACGGCGTCATCGAGCGCGCCAAGCGCGTGGTCGAGCGGCGGTGCCGGCGCACCGTATCCTGCGCCGACATCGTGGCCTTCGCTGCGCGCGACGCCAGTGGCGTCCTGGGGGGCATCGAGTATGAGGTGCCGGCGGGGCGGCGCGACGGCCGCGTCTCCAACGCGTCGGAGGTGCTCAACAGCCTGCCCCCGCCCTTCTCCAACGCCTCGCGTCTCGTCGACAGCTTCGCCGCCAAGGGCCTCACGGCCGACGACATGGTCACGCTCTCCGGCGCGCACTCCTTCGGCCGCACCCACTGCTCCGCCATTGCCTTCCGGCTCTACCCGCGGGTCGCGGCGGACATGGACGCCGCCTACGGCAGGTCCCTCCGGACGCGGTGCCCGGCGGCGACGGGGCGCCGGGACCGGGTGGTGCACCTGGACCCGGTCACGGGGCTCCGGCTCGACAACCAGTACTACAGGAACGTGCAGACGCGCGAGGTGCCGTTCACGTCGGACGTGACGCTGCTGACGCGGGATGACACGGCGGCACTCGTAGACCTCTACGCGCGCAACAGGACGGTGTGGATGTCGCGGTTTGCGGCCGCGATGGTGAAGATGGGCAACCTCGACGTGCTCACCGGCACCCAAGGAGAGATCAGGAGGTTTTGCAACAGAGTTAACTAG